The DNA segment GCTCAGGCCGGATTTCTCCAGGAAGTAGTCGTAGCCGCCGCTGTACTTCGTCAGCAGCGCGCCCTTCTCCGGGTTCTTCTCGTTGCGGGTGATGTGGTAGGTGCTTTCCGCCAGCGTGCGGATGAAGTGCACGTCGTGGGAGATGAAGACCAGCGTGCCCTCGTAATTCTTGAGCGCCTGCACCAGCGAGTCGATGGAAAGGATGTCAAGGTGGGTCGTCGGCTCGTCCATCAGCAGCAGGTTCGGCGGATCGACGAGGAACTTCACCAGGTTGAGGCGGGATTTCTCACCACCGGAAAGAACGCCGCAGCGCTTCTCCACATCCGCACGGCGGAAAAGGAACGAGCCGAGGATGGCGCGGGCGTCTTCTTCCCGCAGGGTGGTGCAGGAGGCCATGACCTCCTCCAGCACGGTGTTGTCCTCATTGAGCGCCTCCGAGCGGTGCTGGGAATAGTAGCCGATCTTCGTGGCGTAGCCCGGCTCGCGCTTGCCGCCGTTGATGGGGATGACTCCGGCGATGATCTTGAGCAGCGTGGACTTGCCCGCGCCGTTCGGTCCGACGAGGACGATCTTCTCGCCCTTGTCCACGACCAGATCGAGGCCCTTGTAGATCAGCTTGTCACCGTAGGATTGCTCCACCTGGTTCAGCTCGATGACCTTCTGGTTGGAGCGCGGCGGCTGCGGGAAGTTGAACTTGAACGGCTTCCTCGGCGTGCGTGGTTTCTCGACCCGCTCCAGCTTCTCGAGGAACTTGATCCGGGACTGAACCTGCGCGGCCTTCGAGCCGACCTGGCGGAAACGGTCGATGAACTCCTGGTGGCCTTCGATCTCCTTCTGCTGCGCCCGGTAGGCGGCGGTCTGCTGCTCGAACCGCTTCTCCCGCTGTTCCAGGTAGGAACTGTAGTTTCCGGTGTAGGAAAGGAGGGCGGCGGCGTCCGGGTCGATCTCGACGACGGTCTCAATGATGGAGTCCATGAAGTCCCGGTCGTGGGAGATCATCAGGATGGCGCCGGAGTAGTTCAGCAGGTAGCGCTGGAGCCAGAGCAGGGAAATGAGGTCCAGGTGGTTGGTCGGCTCGTCCAGCATCAGCAGGTCCGGCTCCATGACCAGCAGCTTCGCCAGGTGGGCGCGCATGACCCAGCCGCCGGAGTATTCGCGGGCGGGCTTGGCGAAGTCCTCCTGCTTGAAGCCCAGGCCGGAGAGGATCTTCTTCGCCTTCGGCTCGAGCTGGTAGCCGTTCAGCGCGGTGAACTGGTCCTGCGCGTGGGCGAACTCCGGGGAGGAAAGGTTGCCGGATTTCTCGCCCTCGCGGATCGTCCGCAGGTAGCCGATGAGTTCCGGCGTGATGCCGATGGCGATCTCCAGGATCGTCTCGTCCGTCGGCTCGCCCGCCTCCTGCGGGAGGTAGCCGGTGATGGCGTATTCATCGCGCTCGATGGTGCCTTCATCGGGCTGGTCCTCGTCGAGGATCATGCGGAAAAGGGTGGATTTGCCCGCGCCGTTCGGGCCGACGAGGGCGACGCGTTCGCCCCAGTTGATGGTCATTTCCGCCTCGCGGAGCAGGGTGCGGCCGCCGAGGGTCTTGGTGAGCTTGTGGATCGTGAGCACGCGGCGGATGTAGTGGAGAGGAGGGTCCGGGGCAAGGGATTCCCGCATCCCGGGAAATCCGCGCGGCCGCGCGCGGGGGAGAATCTAACGGTTGGATTCCGCTATTGACCTT comes from the Luteolibacter sp. SL250 genome and includes:
- a CDS encoding ABC-F family ATP-binding cassette domain-containing protein — encoded protein: MRESLAPDPPLHYIRRVLTIHKLTKTLGGRTLLREAEMTINWGERVALVGPNGAGKSTLFRMILDEDQPDEGTIERDEYAITGYLPQEAGEPTDETILEIAIGITPELIGYLRTIREGEKSGNLSSPEFAHAQDQFTALNGYQLEPKAKKILSGLGFKQEDFAKPAREYSGGWVMRAHLAKLLVMEPDLLMLDEPTNHLDLISLLWLQRYLLNYSGAILMISHDRDFMDSIIETVVEIDPDAAALLSYTGNYSSYLEQREKRFEQQTAAYRAQQKEIEGHQEFIDRFRQVGSKAAQVQSRIKFLEKLERVEKPRTPRKPFKFNFPQPPRSNQKVIELNQVEQSYGDKLIYKGLDLVVDKGEKIVLVGPNGAGKSTLLKIIAGVIPINGGKREPGYATKIGYYSQHRSEALNEDNTVLEEVMASCTTLREEDARAILGSFLFRRADVEKRCGVLSGGEKSRLNLVKFLVDPPNLLLMDEPTTHLDILSIDSLVQALKNYEGTLVFISHDVHFIRTLAESTYHITRNEKNPEKGALLTKYSGGYDYFLEKSGLSDDRGAVTAS